A single genomic interval of Streptomyces sp. 1222.5 harbors:
- the tgmA gene encoding putative ATP-grasp-modified RiPP, giving the protein MQPFTLNYARPAVELDVTTPYAYDSGLQLNVLPDGRIAATDHATLRALGTTTSTAGSKTHFDD; this is encoded by the coding sequence ATGCAACCGTTCACGCTCAACTACGCGCGGCCCGCTGTGGAGTTGGACGTCACCACTCCGTATGCGTACGACTCCGGACTGCAGTTGAACGTCCTCCCGGACGGTCGGATAGCCGCCACCGACCACGCCACGCTGAGAGCTCTCGGAACCACGACGTCGACCGCCGGTTCCAAGACGCACTTCGACGACTGA